The genomic window TGGCAATGCGGACACCCTGTTCGATGGCCGCGACCTGGCGCTCACGCTCACCGGCGACGGCCGGCTGCGCGAACTGCGCCGGGGCGTACGCGCTCGCCTGCAGTTCAGCGATGCCACCGTGCCCGACCTGAGCGCCTACAACCGCTATCTCGGCCAGGGCCAGCTGCGGCTGCTGGGCGGCAGTGGCCAGGTCAGCGGTGACGTGCACCTGGACACCCAGGGCCGGATCGGCAACGGCCGCGCGCGCCTGCGCATTCCACGCGCACGCCTGAGCATGGCCGGGCTGGAACTGCAGGGCGATGCCCGTGCCGACGCACGACTGCAGCGCGGCGATTTCGCAGCGCGCCGTTTCGATCTGGCCGGCAGCGTGGTGGAACTGCGCGACGTGGCGGTGAGCGGCCAGAAGCGGACGCAGCCGTGGTGGGGCCGGCTCAGCATCGCCCGCGGTGACATCGATGCGCAGTCGCCGTTCCAGGTTGACGGGCGCGCCGACCTCAGCCTGCGCGATGCCGGTCCCCTGCTCGCCGTCTTTGCCGAGCGCGGCGACTATCCGCGCTGGGCGCTGTCGCTGCTGGATTCAGGCCAGCTGGACGCGCATACCCGGTTGCGCTGGCGCCCCGGCCACCTGGTGCTGGATGGCCTGGAGGCAGAGAACGAGCGGCTTTCGCTGCGGGCGCGGCTGGACCTGATGGACAAGCACAAGCGCGGCGATCTGTACCTGCGCTGGGGCGTGCTCGGCGCGGGGATCGAACTGGACGACCAGCGTCGGCAGTGGCACCTGGCCGGTGCGCGCGAATGGTTCGACAGCCGGCCGGCGCTGTTGTCCGGCGCATCGGCGCAGGCCGTCGGCGGCAGCGCGGACTGAGCAGGCGTGCACGCCCGCGGCGCACACCGCCACGGGCCGCAGCGCATCGCCGCGAGCGGGTTACTGGGCGGTGACCGCCTGCAGGTGCCAGTGGCGCAACGCGCTGCCGCGGAAGGCCTGCTCGCCGCATCCGGTCGGACACCGCAGCACACGTGCCGCCGACGTACTGACCAGCCCTTCCCCCTCCTGCGCCTTGAAGATCGCCTCGCATGACAGGCAGCGCGCCACCAGCGCGTAGAGGTGCACGATGCGGCCACTGCAGGGGTCGTGCAGGGCATCGACGTCCAGCAGTTCGAACCGGGAACGAGGCGACCGCGTGGTCGTATCCGCGGAGGGAGAGGCCAGGGAAGGAGAAGCGGAAGGCTGCAGGTTCACGTTGCGCTGTCTATGTCGGGGACAGCGCTGGACTGTAGAGCGCGGGCTGTGCAGCGCATGTGCAATCCCGCGGTCAGTGCGCGCGGCCAGCGCCCCAGCGGTTGATCTGCGCACACTCCAGCACCGGCGGCGGATCGCTGGCCAGGGCCAGCGCGATCATCGCCCGTCCAATCGTCTCGTTGCTGGTGACCAGTGCGGGCAACGCCCGGCCAGCGAGTGACATCAGCGGCCCGCCGACGCGGTACAGCGGCTGCAGCAGCACGTGCCGGCTGCCGGTTCCCGCCACCGGCCGTACCCCCGCCGGCCGCAGCATCACGCTGCGAACGGGAAGCTGCACCAGCGCGGCCTCGACCTCGCCCTTGACCCGCAGCGGCATGATGCGGCTGCGCGGATCCGCATGTGCGCCGGAGACATACAGGAAGCGCCCCTGTGGGTTGTGCACGGCCCACGCCGCGGCCACGGCCACGGTGGCATCGACGGTCACCTGCCGATACAGGGCCTCGGCCGTGCCCAGCGGTGGAGCACCCGCGCAGTAGAAGCACGCGTCGAAGCCGGCCAGCTGCGTCGCCAACGTGGCAGCCTGGCGGAAGTCGGCCAGCACGAGCCGGTCGATACGCGCATCCAGCGCGCCGTCGCTGCGGACCAGCGCCACCGTGCGCGCGACGTGCGGCGAGGCCAGGCAGGCGCGGGCAACCCCCTGCCCGACCAGGCCGGTCGCGCCGGTCAGCAGGATCTTCAGTGGGGCGGAGTCAGCCATGCGCACACCTGCGGGGCAGCTAGAGTTTCACGAAACGCTGGATCCGGCGCGCCAGCCAGCCGCTGAACACCAGCGGTGCATCCAGCGCCGAAACGCAGATGCACGGCACGCCCGGCGCGGTCACCGGCTGATGCTCGACCGCTTCGTCCAGATCGGCCACGTCACCCGGCGCGAACAGTCCCAGCGCGTCATTGTAGGCACCGCGCAGGATCTGCGTCAGTTCGCTGCGGCCATGGCTGTGCATCGGCAGGCACTTGCCCGGTGCGATCCGCAGCATGATCAGCGACTCCATCTGTTCGGCGCGGATGCAGTGCACCCCCGGCGCGATCCAGCGCCAGCGCAGGCGGCGCAGCGAGTCGCCGAAGAACGGGTGCAGCGCGGCCGGCAGCGCATCGGGGTCGGCACCCGGCCGCTCCGCGACGCGCGGCTGAGGAGCGGGCGGCCGGACGCCATCCGGCTGATCATCCAGCTGCGCCAGCATGGCCTGCCTGAGCGTGGCCTGGCGTGCCTCTGCAGCCGCAGGTTGGGTCTGCTCCAGCAGCACCGAACCGATCGCCTCGGCATCGCGCAGGCGCTGCCGGCAGTGCGCGCACTGTTCCAGATGGGTGCCGGCGACAATGCTCAACGGCTCCGGCAACGCACCGGCGGCGTAGCTCAGCAGGGTCGATTCGTGCAGGTGATGGTGCGGATTCACGACGCGCCCCCCACCCTGCTCTGCAGCTGCAGGAACGCGCGCCGCAGGTGCGACTTGACCGTACCCAGTGGCATGCCCAGCGCCTGGGCGATCTCACTGTGGCTCTTGGCCTCGAAATAGGACATGCGGACCAGCCGGGCCTGGGTGGCCGGCAGTTCGTTGATGCGCTGCCGCAGCCGCGCATGGTCGGCGAACTGTTCGGCGCTGCTGCGTTCGCTGGCATCGCCCGCCGCGGCCGTCTCCACCGCATCCTGTACCAGCATCCAGCTGCGCTCGCGGCGCACGCGGTCGATATGCAGGTTGCGGCCGATGCGGAACAGCCAGGTGCTCAGCGCGCCCTGCGCCGGATCGAACTCGGCCGCGCGCAGCCACAGGCGCAGCAGGCATTCCTGCGCCAGCTCCTCGGCCACCGCCTCCGGCGCCCCCAGGCCACGCAGGTAAAGGCACAGGCGCGGCATGAAGTGGTCGTAGATGCGCATGAAGCAGTCACGGTCGCGCAGCCGCGCGACGCCGTCCATGTCACCGGTCCAGTTCAACGGCTCATTGTTGGGCTGCTGTGAGCTGGACACGATCCGCGTGGCGTCGAGGGAGTGGAAGGGGCTGGCGGGGGGACGGTACATCGACGCTGGCGGCCGTGGAGTGAAGAGGAGTCCTGCTCTGTACGCAGCAGGGCGCCGGTTGGATGCACGGCCCGGCCTGCATCCAGCAGTGCCTCCTGTACGTACAGCCAGACATCCCGCCGATGGAGGCTTCCGATGCGCCTGGTCTGGCTGATGCTGTGCATTCCCTGCACCTGTGCCGCAGCCCCGCTGCTGCGTTCGGAGGGCGTGGCCACCACCGCCGACGGGCGCCTGGCGTACCGCGAGGTGCATTGGCAGCAGGGTGCCGCCGATGGCGGCGCACGCTGGGTGGAGTACCGCTGTCCCGGCGGGCAGCCGTTCGCGCGCAAGCAGATGCCGGCCACCGCGCGTGCGCAGGCCCGCGGTTACCGCCTGCAGGACGCGCGCAGCGGCCAGAGCGCGAACGTGCAGGTGGGGCCGGCGTCGGTACAGGTCGAATGGCAGGAAACGGCCAGCGCGCCGCTGCGCAGGCAGCGCCTGCCACTGCCGCAGGATGCGGTGGTCGACGCCGGCTTCGATGCCGCGGTGCGCGCGCACTGGGCGGCGCTGTTGGGCGGAACCCCGCTCAGCCTGCCGTTCCTGGTCCCCGCCCGCCAGCGCTACTACCCGGTGCAGGTCCGCTATCGCGGCCCGGTGCGCTGGCAGGGCCAGGCCGCGCATGCCATCGATGTGCGGCTGGATACCTGGTTCGGCGCCGTGGCACCGCGGCTGGCGCTGGTCTATGCGGACCGTGACCAGCGCCTGCTGGAATTCCATGGCACCAGCAACCTGCGCGATGCGCGCGGCGACTACCCGCTGGTCACCGTGCGCTTTGCCGATGCCGCCAGCGCGGCGTCCGAGGCGTCCTGGCGCGATGCGCAGCAGCAACCGCTGGTCCGCGCGTGCGAAGTGACGCCCGAGTGAAGACGGTGCCGCTGCGTTGTCGTCGCGCAGCGACTGCATCCAATCCGCGCTGCGCTGCGTAGAGGGGGCAATCGACATCACGGGTTTCCGGCCATGGCCTCCGCAGCGCCTCCGCTTCGCCGCCGTTCCTCCCCGCTGCGCACCGTGCTGCGCTGGTTCGATACCAGCGCAGCGCGTGAGGCGGACGGCGACGACAGCCGCGCTGCGCGCATCGACTGGCTGCGCGCCCTGCCCTTCGTCGGCCTGCATGTGGCGTGCGTTGCGGTGATCTGGGTGGGCGTGTCCTGGATTGCGGTGGCGGTGGCCGCGTTCCTGTATGCGGTCAGGATGTTCGCCATCACAGCGTTCTATCACCGCTACTTTTCGCACCGTACCTTCGAGGCCTCGCGCCCGGTGCAGTTCGTGTTTGCCGTCATCGGCGCGGCCAGTGTGCAGCGCGGGCCGCTGTGGTGGGCAGCGCATCACCGCCACCACCATCGCCATGCCGATCAGGCCGAAGACCCGCACTCTCCCCGCGCGGGGGGCTTCTGGCGCAGCCACATGGGCTGGTTCCTGACCCGCGGCGCGTTCGCCACCGACCTGCGGCGCATTCCCGACCTTGCGCGCTACCCGGAGCTGCGCTGGCTGGACCGGTTCGACACCGCGGTGCCGGTGCTGCTGGCCGCCGCGTTGTATGGACTGGGCGCGACGCTGGAGCGCCTCGCACCGGGGCTGCACACGTCCGGCCCGCAACTGCTGGTCTGGGGCTTCTTCATCTCCACCGTCGTGCTGTTCCATGCCACGGTCACCATCAATTCGCTGGCACACCGTTTCGGGCGCCGCCGCTTCGATACCCGCGATGACAGCCGCAACAACCTGTGGCTGGCGCTGCTGACCTTCGGCGAGGGCTGGCACAACAACCACCACTTCTTCCCCGGCACCGTGCGCCAGGGCTTCCGCTGGTGGGAAATCGACCTGACCTGGTACGGCCTGCGCGCCATGGCGGCGTTGGGCCTGGTGAGCGGACTCAAGCCGATCCCTGCCTGGGTGCTGGCCAAGGCGAGGTACTGAGATGCGCATCGCGGTCATCGGTTCCGGTATCGCCGGCCTGGCCACGGCCTGGGGGCTGGATGCCGAGCACGAGGTCACCCTGTTCGAGGCCGCCGACCATCTGGGCGGCCATACCCACACCCACCAGGTACGGGTCGATGGCCACCCGATGGCCGTCGATACCGGCTTCATCGTGTTCAATCCGCAGCACTATCCGCTGCTGACCGCCCTGTTCGAGCAGCTGCAGGTGGCGTCACAGCCGACCACCATGAGCTTTTCCATGCACAGCGAACGCAGTGGCGTGGAGTACAACGCCACCTCGCTCGACGGCCTGTTCTGCCAGCGCCGCAACCTGCTCTCGCCGCGCTTCTGGGGAATGCTGGCCGATCTGCGCCGCTTCTATCGGCATGCACCGGCGCTGCTGGACGAGCGTGACGGGCCGACGCTGGGCGCGTACCTGCAGCGCGAGCGCTATGGCCGCGCGTTCATCGACGAACACCTGCTGCCGATGGCCTCGGCGCTATGGTCGTCGCCCACCGCCTCGCTGCTCGACTTCCCCGCGCGCTACCTGGTGCAGTTCATGGCCAACCACCAGATGCTGCAGATCAGCGGACGGCCGCAGTGGCGGGTGGTGACGGGCGGCTCGGCCCGTTACGTGGACGCGCTGCGCGCACGCTGGCGGGTGCGTGAACGGCTGGAATGCCCGGTGCATGCAGTCGAGCGCCTGCCGTGGGGCATCCGGGTCCACAGTGCCGCCGGCATCGAAGGCTTCGATGAAGTGGTGCTGGCCTGCCACAGCGACCAGGCGCTGGCGCTGCTCGATGACCCCAGTGCCAACGAACGCGAGGTGCTGGGTGCGATCCGCTACCAGCCCAACGAGGTCGTCCTGCACACCGACGCTGCACTGCTGCCGCGCAACCGCAAGGCCTGGGCGGCGTGGAATGCACACGTGCCGCGCGACCCTGCCGCGCCCTGCACGGTCAGCTACTGCATGAACCTGCTGCAGGGCCTGCCCGGCACGACGCCGGTGGTGGTCACGCTGAACCGCAGCGAGGCGATCGATCCGGCGTTGGTCCTGCGCCGCCTGCAGTATGCGCATCCGGTGCATGACCACGCCGCCGTGCGCGCGCAGCAGCGCTGGGCCGAGGTGCAGGGCCACCGCCACACCTGGTTTGCCGGCGCCTACTGGGGCTGGGGCTTCCATGAGGACGGCATGCGCAGTGCGCAGCGTGTGGTGGATGCACTTGGCCGGCGCGTTGCCGAACAGCGGAGAACGCTGACGCTGGAGATGCCGGCATGAGCGCCAGCGCGATCTACACCGGCCATGTCGAGCATCGCCGCCATCATCCGCAACCCCATCGGTTCCGCTACCCCATTGCCCAGCTGCTGCTGGACCTCGATGAACTGGACCAGGTGTTCAGCGGACGCTGGCTGTGGTCGGTTGGCCGCCGCAACCTGGCCGAGTTCCGCCGCAGCGACTATCTGGGCGACCCCGCCGTGCCGCTGGCCGATGCGGTCCGCGCCCGCGCCGCAACCCGGCTTGGCCGCCTGCCGGCCGGGCCGGTGCGCGTGCTGACCCATCTGCGCATGGGCGGCCATGTGTTCAATCCGGTCAGCTTCTACTACTGCTACCAGGCGGACGGCAGCACCCTGGACTGCATCGTCGCCGAGATCACCAACACGCCCTGGAAGGAACGGCATGCCTATGTGCTGCCGGTGGCCGAGGCGTTGCCACAGGGCCGCGCACTGCGCTGGCAGTTCGACAAACGCTTCCACGTCTCGCCGTTCATGCCGATGGATTGCGCCTATGACTGGCGCTTCACTGCGCCCGCTGACGATCTGCGCGTGCACATGCAGGTCTGGCGCGATGGCAGGCGCCAGTTCGACGCGACCCAGTGCATGCAGCGCCGGGCCCTGGACGCGCGCGGCCTGGCCCACGTGCTGGCGGCCTATCCGCTGATGACCCTGCAGGTGGTCGCCGCCATCCACTGGCAGGCGCTGCGCCTGTGGATCAAGCGCACCCCGGTCCACGACCACCCCTCCCCAGCCGAGAAATCACGATGAACCCGATCACCCGCGCGGTCCCCCTGCCCCGCCCCACCAGCCTGGATGCGTTCCTGCGCGGACGCCTGCTGGCCCAGCTGGCGCCGCTGCGCGGTGGTCGCCTGTGCGTGCGTGATGCGTGCGGCGAGGTGCTGCTCGGTGATGCCGCCGCGGACCTGCAGGCAACCGTGACCATCGACGACCCGGCCTTCTATCGCAAGGTGGCCGCGCAGGGCAGCGTGGGGGCCGGCGAAAGCTACATCCACGGTGACTGGCAGTGCGACGACCTGGTGGCGCTGGTGCGGCTGCTGGTGCGCAACCGCGACCTGCTGGACGGCATGGAGGGTGGACCGGCCCGCGCCGCAGGCTGGCTGCTGCGCGGCTGGAACCGCCTGCGGCGCAACAGCCGCGAAGGCAGCCGCCGCAACATCGCCGCACATTACGACCTCGGCAACGATTTCTTCGCGTTGTTCCTGTCACCGGACCTGATGTACTCCTCGGCGTTGTTCGCTGCCGCCGACGAACCGCTGGAGGCCGCGTCGCGGCGCAAGCTCGAACGCATCTGCCAGCAGCTGCAGCTGCAGCCCGGCGATCGCGTGGTGGAGATCGGCACCGGCTGGGGCGGCTTCGCCCTGCACGCAGCGCAGCACCATGGCTGCCACGTCACCACCACCACCCTCTCCGCCGAGCAGCATGCCCTGGCCAGCCAGCGCGTGCGCGACGCCGGGCTGCAGGATCGGGTCACCGTGCTGATGCAGGACTACCGTGACCTGCAGGGCCAGTTCGACAAACTGGTCTCCATCGAGATGATCGAGGCCATTGGCGCCGAGTACCTGGACACCTACATGGCCACGCTGCAGCGCCTGCTTGCACCCGATGGCCTGGCCCTGCTGCAGGCCATCACCATTGAAGACCATCGCTACGAACAGGCGCGGCGCAGTGTGGACTACATCAAGCGCTTCGTGTTTCCCGGCAGCTTCATCCCCTCGCTCACGGCGATCCTGTCGGCCAAGACCCGCGCCAGCGACCTGCAGCTGCTGGCCCAGCACGACTTCGGCGCGTCCTATGCGCTGACCCTGCACGCCTGGCGCCAGCGCTTCCTGGCGCAGCTGCCTGCGGTGCGTGCGCAGGGCTTCGACGATCGTTTCTGCCGGCTGTGGGAGTTCTATCTGGCGTACTGCGAGGGCGGCTTCCTGGAGCGTTCCATCGGCGTGTCGCACCTGCTGCTGGCGCGCCCGGGCTACCGGCCCGGCCTCGCCGACGCGCGGACGCACTGACATGGGGAACCGGCCGACACGCGCTGCCTGGGTCAACCTGCTCGGCAACCAGCTGGTCTGGCTGTGCGCGGTGGCCGGTGCGGGGCGCGGCTGGCAATGGCCGGCGCTGCTGGCGGCCACCGCGTTCGTGGGCAGTCAGCTGCGGGCGTCGGCGCATCCCGGCCTGGATCTGCGCCTGGTGCTGCTGGCCCTGGCCTGCGCGTGGCTGGTCGATGGCGGTGCCGCGGCCACGGGCACGGTGCGCTATGCGGCCTCGCCGTGGGCAGGGGCGCCGCCGCTGTGGATCTTTGCACTGTGGGCGGCGTTTGCGATGACGCTGACCCATTCGATGCAGTTCCTGCAGCGCCATCGCGTGCTGCCACTGGCCATGGCCCTGCTGGCGCCGCTGGCCTACCTTTCCGCCGCACGCGGCTTCCAGGCGGTGCACTTCCCGCCACCGGCCTGGCACGGCCTGGCCGTGCTCGCGGCGGGCTGGTGCCTGGCCCTGCCGCTGCTGGTCGGGCTGGCCCGGCGCGGTGACCTGTCCCGGCGCGATCGCGCCCCTGATGGAGCCGTCCGATGAGCCACCTCGGCTGGGTCGTGCTGTATGCCGTACTGATCATGACGTGGGGCTGGGCCTGGCAGCGCCGGCACCAGAACATCGGCATCGTCGATGTGCTGTGGGCCAAGGGCGTGGCTGCCGGCGCACTGCTGCTGGCCTGGCTCGGCGACGGTGACGCCGGGCCGCGCATCGCATTGGCGGTGCTGGGCGGGCTGTGGGGCAGCCGCCTGGCGCTGCATCTGTGGCGGCGCGTGCGCAGCGAAGCCGAGGACGGCCGCTACCGCTACCTGCGCGAGTACTGGCACGGCCACCAGGGCCGGATCTTCGGCTTCTTCATGGCCCAGGCCGCGCTGGTGGCGCTGTTCGCACTGCCGTTCGTGGCGGTGGCCAGCACGCCGCAGCGCGCATCCCCGGCATGGACGATCGCGGCGGTGGCGGTATGGCTGCTGAGCGTGGGCGGAGAAAGCCTGGCCGACCGCCAGCTGGCCCGCTTCCGCGCCGACCCGGGCAACCGTGGGCGGACCTGCCGCCAGGGCCTGTGGCGCTACTCGCGCCATCCGAACTACTTCTTCGAGTGGCTGCACTGGTTCACCTACGTGCTGCTGGCCGTCGGTTCACCGCTGTGGGCGCTGGCCTGGGCCGGCCCGCTGCTGATGTACGTGTTCCTGCGCTACCTCAGCGGCATTCCCTTCACCGAAAAGCAGGCCCTGCGCAGCCGCGGCGACGACTACCGCGACTACCAGCGCACCACGCCGATGTTCTTTCCCTGGTTTCCACGGGCTTCGAAGGAGCCGTCCTCATGACCACCGCCACCACCCCGCTCCCCGCTGCCACGCCCGAGCTCGGCCTGACCGGCTGGGCCGAGCGCGGCTGGCTGCCCGACGCCGTCCTGCGCGCTGGCATCCGCCGGCTGTGCGCGCAGCGCCTGCGGGAGGAATCCGCCGGTGGCCTGCAGGCCCAGTCGCAGCGCTTCGCGCAGCGCCTGGCCGAGCTGGCCGACAGTCCGCTGGCGCTGCACGTGGACGCCGCCAACCAGCAGCACTATGAGGTCCCGGCCGACTTCTTCCAGGCCTGCCTGGGGCACCGCCTGAAGTACAGCAGCTGCTACTACCGCACCGGTCACGAAACGCTGGACCAGGCCGAGGACGCAATGCTCGCGCTGTACGCGCAGCGTGCCGGCCTGGCCGACGGCCAGCAGATCCTGGAACTGGGCTGCGGCTGGGGATCACTGACCCTGTGGATGGCCGAACGCTTTCCGGCGGCGCGCATCACGGCGGTATCCAACTCACACAGCCAGCGCGGGTACATCCTGGGCCAGTGCCAGCAGCGCGGGCTGCGCAACGTGGAGGTCCTCACCCGCGACGTCAACCTGCTGGCATTGCCTGCGGCCGGCTTCGACCGCTGCGTATCGGTGGAGATGTTCGAGCACGTGCGCAACTACCGGCAACTGCTGGCCCGCATCGCCGGTTGGCTGAAGCCGGAGGGTGCACTGTTCGTGCACATCTTCGCGCATCGCACGCTGATGTATCCGTTCGAAACCGAGGGCGATGACAACTGGATGGGCCGGCACTTCTTCACCGGTGGCCTGATGCCGGCCGCCGACACGCTGCTGCATTTCCAGCACGATCTGCGGCTGCAGGAGCGTTGGCTGCTGGATGGCACCCATTACCAGCGCACCGCCAACCACTGGCTGGCCAACCAGGATGCCGCGCGCGAGCGCCTGCTGCCGGTACTGGCAGGCACCTATGGCGGCGATGCCGCCGCCCGCCTGTGGTGGCAGCGCTGGCGCATGTTCTGGATGGCCTGCGCCGAGCTGTTCGGCTATGACAATGGCCAGCAATGGCTGGTCGCCCACTACCTGTTCCGCCCGCGCTGAAGGAGCCCCGCCATGCGCCCGCTTTCCCTCATTCCGCTGCTGGCGGTCGCCCTGGCCGGCGCTGGTTGCAGCAGCCATGACACCCGCCCGCTGCCGCAGCCGCCGAAGGTGGACGTGCCGCGCTTCATGGGCGACTGGTATGTCATCGCGCACATTCCGTCCTGGCCCGAGCGCGAGGCCTTCGATGCGGTGGAAAGCTACGCCCTGCGCAGCGATGGCCGCATCCAGACCACCTTCACCTACCGCAAGGGCAGCTTCCAGGCGCCGCAGACATCGATGCACCCGATCGGCCGCGTACAGGATCACGGCAATGGTGCGGTCTGGGGCATGCAGTTCATCTGGCCGATCCAGGCCGAGTACATCATCGCCTGGCTCGACGAGGGCTACACCCAGACCATCGTGGCCCGCAGCAAGCGCGATTACGTGTGGTATATGGCGCGCACGCCGCAGGTGAGCGATGCCGACTACCAGCAGGCAGTGGCGCGCATCGCGGCGATGGGCTACGACACCCGCACCCTGCGCCGGGTGCCGCAATCGGTGCGTTCGGAGTGATGCGGGTGGCGTTGCATCAGGTGCGCATGCCTCGATGAGCGCGGCTCCCGGCAGCGAGCAGGCACGCTCGTGGAGCACGCAGCGTCCGCGTGGCGTCGTGCCCGTCTTCCGGGCTGAGACCCCACATGAATGGGCCCGGGCGCGGCGTCTAGCCGGGCCCGGCCTGCCTCCTCTATAGTCAGCCGGGCACGACAGGCACGGTGCCTGTCCGGCAACTACAGGGAGCAGGTCATGGGTCTGGTACAAGCGGTGAAGGGTGCAGTCGGCGGTGTACTGGCCGACCAGTGGAAGGACTTCTACACCGTGCCGACCGGTCTGCCATCGACGGCGGCGCTGTTTGCAGCGGTGCCGCGCGGCACCAATGCCGGGCGCGGCTCCAACACCAGCGGCTCGTCCAACGTCATCAGCAACGGCTCGAAGATCGTGGTGCCCGAAGGCTACGGCCTGCTGCTGTTCCAGGACGGCGCGATCACCGCCTTCGTCGCCGAACCCGGCGGCTACGAGTGGCGCTCGGATGATCTGAATTCGCAGTCGATCTTCGCCGGTGACGGCCTGGTCAGCACCTTCATCAAGCAGAGCTGGGAACGCTTCAAGTTCGGCGGCCAGCCGGGCTCGCAGCAGGCAGCGTATTTCGTCTCGCTGAAGGAGCTTCCGGACAACCGTTTCGGCACCCAGTCGGAAATCTACTGGGATGATGGCTTCCTCAATACCCAGGTGGGTGCAGTCACCCGCGGTTCGTACACGCTGAAGATCATCGACCCGATCCTGTTCGTGAAGAACTTCGTGCCGGCCAGCTATCTGCAGCCGGGCCAGGTGTTCGACTTTACCGATCTGGACAACGCCGCCGCCAGCCAGCTGTTCAATGAAGTGGTGGGTTCGCTGGCGCCGGCCTTCAGCCTGTATACCAACGATCCGGGCAAGGGCAACCGCATCACCAAGCTGCAGCAGGATTCGCTGGGCTTCGCGCAGAGCCTGTCGGCCGCCGTCGAACAGGGTTACCAGTGGAAGTCCGATCGCGGCCTGGCCATCGTCAAGACCGCCATCGTTTCCATCGAGTACGACGCCAACACCCGTGAACTGCTGAAGACCGTGCAGCGCGCCGATGCGCTGTCCGGTTCGCGCGGCAACTCGAACCTGCAGGCCAGCGTTGCCCAGGGCATCCAGTCCGCCGGCGAGACCGGAGGTGCGGCCGGCCTGGTCGGCGTGGGCATGGCCTCGGGCATGTTCGGCGCCGGCAGCCTGCAGCAACCGGCCACGCCGGCCGCACCGGCCGCTGACGATCCGGTGGCCAAGCTGAAGAAGGCCAAGGAAATGCTGGACCTGGGCCTGATCACCCAGAGCGACTACGACGCGCTGAAAGCCAAGGCGCTGGGGCTGTAACACGACGCAGGACGCGCATCGACCATGTCCGATCCACGAAACACGCCCCCGCCGCTGCCGCAACCGGCATCCACGCTGCCACCGCCCTTGCCGGCGGCGGCGCTGGATGGCCCGGGGTCGCCGCAGGATGTCCCGCCCCTGCCCGGCAGCTTTCCGCTGGACACCGCGCAGCTGCCCGACGCGATCCGCAAGGAGGTCGAGGCCCCGGACCCGCTCGCCATCGATACTTCGGCGGCCGAGCTGAAGGATGGCCTGAACCGCTGCCCGAAGTGCGGCGCCACCGACATCCGGCCCAGGCTGGGTACCGACATCCTGGTCTGCCTGTATTGCCGCCACCAATGGCATGGCGCACGGGTGGAGGAGGAATTCGGCCTCGGCGAAGCCATCGGCCAGCTGCGCGGCACGGTCATCGCCTCCGGTGCGCGCGACATCGATGCCGATACCTCGGCGTTGATGACGTTCAAGTGCACCGGCTGCGGCGCCGAGGTCACGGTCAACACCGAAAGCACGATGACCGCACGCTGCCACTGGTGCCGTCACGTATTCGGTGTCAACGAACAGGTTGCCAACGGTGCGGTGCCCGATGCGGTGCTGCCGTTCCATATCGGCAAGGATGATGCGGTCGCGCGCATTCGCCAGTTCGTCGACAAGCGCCGCCTGTTCGCGCTGAAGGCGTTCAAGGACCAGTTCACCCCGGAAAACGTGGTGGGCGTGTACCTGCCCTACATGATCGTCGACGGCAGTGTCAGCGCTGCCGTGGCCGGCAAGGGCGAGATC from Stenotrophomonas sp. 704A1 includes these protein-coding regions:
- a CDS encoding TFIIB-type zinc ribbon-containing protein; this translates as MSDPRNTPPPLPQPASTLPPPLPAAALDGPGSPQDVPPLPGSFPLDTAQLPDAIRKEVEAPDPLAIDTSAAELKDGLNRCPKCGATDIRPRLGTDILVCLYCRHQWHGARVEEEFGLGEAIGQLRGTVIASGARDIDADTSALMTFKCTGCGAEVTVNTESTMTARCHWCRHVFGVNEQVANGAVPDAVLPFHIGKDDAVARIRQFVDKRRLFALKAFKDQFTPENVVGVYLPYMIVDGSVSAAVAGKGEIKTREYTRGSEKNKQTYYDADVYQVERQVDFTVDDLPLESSAERGNLDTRANTNNIINTILPFDTKNAVKWNASYLAGFTSEKRNLDVDALRPRLEDQLLSIARAQVEGTVRRYDRGVRWEQEQLEVHGTRWVSMYLPVWLYSYHQPGRNGGMLHYIAVNGRTGETMGSVPVQQWKMLLAALTAGTIIEALAIAFLVAST